A region from the Wansuia hejianensis genome encodes:
- a CDS encoding ATP-binding protein, with the protein MDHIISKLLIYGDMPSGCILMQLGDICKNARERTQTRDELVTRVFQQVKRILEVATDYGFDRNLWHNYLTFLLMNDENPFSLTCEKVGAREGSVNFFAKNDFKAFQALFRYDFTWLEQELGIDCFSRLSNYRSIGKPELMYNKSVSEKVQALSAKLEQAADENEFFAEVTGFYRDFGVGMFGLNKAFRIGSSAGGEIVFHAINNMDKVMLDDLVGYEIQKKKLVDNTKAFVEGRKANNCLLFGDSGTGKSTSIKAIVNEFYPQGLRMIEIYKHQFKDLSGVIAQIKNRNYKFIIYMDDLSFEEFEIEYKFLKAVIEGGVETKPENVLIYATSNRRHLIKETWKDRDDVENDAGIHRSDTIEEKLSLVNRFGVTINYSKPNQQEYFHIVTELAKKAGITMPEKELKAEANKWELSHGGISGRTAQQFITYLQGMSE; encoded by the coding sequence ATGGATCACATTATATCTAAATTACTGATTTACGGGGATATGCCTTCCGGCTGCATCCTGATGCAGTTGGGAGATATCTGTAAAAATGCAAGGGAACGGACCCAAACCAGGGATGAGCTGGTCACAAGAGTGTTCCAGCAGGTCAAGAGGATACTGGAAGTGGCTACAGATTATGGCTTTGACCGGAACCTGTGGCATAATTACCTGACCTTCCTTCTGATGAATGATGAAAACCCCTTCAGCCTGACCTGTGAAAAGGTCGGAGCCAGGGAGGGGAGCGTCAACTTTTTCGCGAAAAACGATTTTAAAGCGTTCCAGGCACTGTTCCGGTATGACTTTACCTGGCTGGAGCAGGAATTGGGAATTGACTGTTTCTCACGTCTGTCCAATTACAGATCCATCGGGAAACCGGAGCTGATGTACAATAAAAGTGTCAGTGAAAAAGTACAGGCACTCAGCGCAAAGCTGGAGCAGGCGGCAGATGAAAATGAATTCTTCGCTGAAGTGACAGGGTTTTACAGAGATTTTGGTGTGGGGATGTTCGGCCTGAACAAAGCGTTCCGGATCGGCTCTTCTGCGGGCGGAGAGATTGTCTTCCACGCTATCAACAACATGGATAAGGTTATGCTGGATGATCTGGTGGGGTATGAAATCCAGAAGAAAAAGCTGGTAGACAATACGAAGGCCTTTGTGGAAGGGCGGAAAGCGAATAACTGCCTGCTGTTCGGAGATTCCGGTACGGGAAAATCCACCAGCATTAAAGCGATTGTCAATGAATTTTATCCCCAGGGCCTGCGGATGATCGAGATCTATAAGCATCAGTTCAAGGATCTGTCCGGCGTGATCGCGCAGATCAAGAACAGAAACTATAAATTTATCATCTATATGGATGACCTGTCCTTTGAAGAATTTGAAATAGAATATAAATTCCTGAAGGCGGTCATCGAAGGCGGCGTCGAGACAAAGCCTGAAAATGTACTGATCTACGCCACCTCCAACCGCCGGCACCTGATTAAGGAAACCTGGAAGGACAGAGATGATGTGGAGAATGACGCGGGGATCCACCGTTCAGATACCATTGAAGAGAAGCTTTCCCTGGTGAACCGTTTTGGCGTGACCATCAATTATTCCAAACCGAACCAGCAGGAATACTTCCATATAGTCACTGAGCTGGCCAAAAAGGCAGGAATTACCATGCCGGAGAAGGAGCTGAAGGCAGAAGCCAACAAGTGGGAGCTGAGTCACGGAGGAATTTCCGGGAGAACTGCCCAGCAGTTTATTACCTATCTGCAGGGGATGTCAGAATAG
- a CDS encoding bifunctional folylpolyglutamate synthase/dihydrofolate synthase, whose translation MDYRAAREFIEEKSGGIVLGLSRIAALLEELGHPERSLKYIHIAGTNGKGSILSYMSTVLTHAGYRVGRYISPTLYSYRERFQVDGAKITREDYSFLAGEIAGAVKRLEARGVSRPSVFELETVLSFLYFKQMNCDWVVLECGMGGRDDATNVIPTPELAVFASISLDHMGYLGGSLEEIASAKAGIIKEGTHAVTGRQAPEVLKILQKECDGKQVTLTVADPSAVVMKQDSLNGQKFLYRNFELEISLPGSCQVENAVTAYEALKVLRQKGLKLTDRQIREGMKQAVWNGRFTCIGTAPYFFVDGAHNPDAARKLRTSVETYFKGRRLIYITGIFADKDYPEIIRIMAPLADRIFTIATPGIGRALPADRLAEAIAGVNPNVQACEGLEDAVRKAYEAAEQEDVILAFGSLSFIGGLTRIVNTYREKRT comes from the coding sequence ATGGATTACAGAGCAGCAAGAGAATTTATAGAGGAAAAATCAGGCGGTATTGTGCTGGGGCTTTCGAGAATCGCGGCCCTTCTGGAAGAATTGGGACATCCGGAACGGTCCTTAAAATATATTCATATCGCTGGAACCAATGGAAAAGGAAGTATACTTTCCTATATGTCCACTGTACTCACCCACGCGGGCTACCGGGTGGGTCGTTATATATCTCCGACCCTGTATTCTTACAGGGAACGGTTTCAGGTTGACGGAGCGAAGATTACAAGGGAAGATTACAGCTTTTTGGCTGGAGAAATAGCAGGGGCTGTGAAACGGCTGGAGGCCAGGGGCGTCAGCCGTCCGTCCGTCTTTGAGCTCGAGACAGTTTTAAGTTTTCTATATTTCAAGCAGATGAACTGTGACTGGGTGGTGCTGGAATGCGGCATGGGGGGCCGGGACGATGCGACGAATGTGATCCCGACTCCGGAGCTGGCGGTTTTTGCGTCCATCAGCCTGGATCATATGGGTTATCTGGGCGGGAGCCTGGAAGAAATAGCTTCGGCCAAGGCAGGCATTATTAAAGAAGGCACTCATGCGGTGACCGGCAGGCAGGCACCAGAGGTGTTGAAGATCCTGCAAAAGGAATGTGACGGCAAGCAGGTAACCCTGACTGTGGCAGATCCATCTGCTGTCGTGATGAAGCAGGACAGCCTGAACGGACAGAAATTTCTGTACCGGAACTTTGAGCTGGAGATTTCACTGCCGGGCAGCTGTCAGGTGGAAAATGCGGTGACTGCCTATGAGGCGCTGAAGGTTCTGCGGCAAAAGGGTCTGAAGCTTACAGACCGGCAGATCCGGGAAGGAATGAAGCAGGCTGTCTGGAACGGCAGATTCACCTGTATCGGAACGGCCCCGTATTTTTTTGTGGACGGAGCCCATAATCCCGATGCGGCCCGAAAGCTGAGAACATCGGTAGAGACCTATTTTAAGGGCCGCCGTTTAATCTATATCACCGGAATATTTGCAGATAAGGATTATCCGGAGATCATCCGGATTATGGCGCCTCTGGCTGACCGGATATTCACGATTGCCACTCCGGGCATCGGGCGGGCGCTGCCTGCGGACAGGCTCGCGGAAGCAATTGCGGGAGTCAATCCCAACGTGCAGGCCTGTGAGGGGCTGGAGGACGCGGTGCGGAAGGCTTATGAGGCGGCAGAACAGGAAGATGTCATACTGGCGTTTGGCTCACTGTCATTTATCGGCGGGCTGACCAGGATTGTGAACACATACAGGGAGAAAAGAACATGA
- the pheA gene encoding prephenate dehydratase has product MIDLNKIRDEIDETDKGIVRLFEKRMELTEEVAKYKIETGKPVFDKEREISKLKKLRGESSNEFNAKGIQEVFQQMMSISRKRQYQLLTEHGADEQVDYRQTDALQFSHSKVVFQGVEGAYSFAAMKTFFDDTIESSHVETWKEAMQQVAEQKVDYGVLPIENSTAGSVSDIYDLMIRYPNYIVGEQILKIEHTLMAVPGASLEDIRTVYSHPQGLAQCRNYLEQHPGWKQEEVLNTAMAAEKVAKEGDRTQAAIASRYAAEHFGLNILAEGCLSGESNSTRFIIISNQKCFDRNAGKISICIELPHESGSLYNILAHFIYNDLNMTKIESRPIPEQNWEYRFFIDFEGNLSSPAVKNALRGIASEASSLRLLGNY; this is encoded by the coding sequence ATGATAGATCTGAATAAGATCCGTGACGAGATTGACGAAACGGATAAAGGGATCGTCCGGTTGTTTGAAAAACGGATGGAGCTGACCGAAGAGGTTGCAAAATATAAAATTGAGACGGGAAAACCCGTATTTGACAAGGAAAGAGAGATTTCCAAGCTAAAGAAGCTGAGAGGTGAATCTTCCAATGAATTCAACGCCAAAGGAATTCAGGAGGTCTTTCAGCAGATGATGTCTATCAGCCGGAAGCGGCAATACCAGCTTCTGACAGAGCATGGAGCGGATGAGCAAGTCGACTACAGGCAGACAGACGCGCTGCAGTTCTCCCATTCAAAGGTAGTATTCCAGGGAGTGGAGGGCGCGTACAGCTTCGCTGCGATGAAGACCTTCTTTGACGACACCATCGAAAGCTCCCATGTGGAGACATGGAAGGAAGCCATGCAGCAGGTGGCAGAACAGAAAGTGGATTACGGGGTCCTGCCGATTGAGAATTCAACGGCGGGCAGCGTGTCAGATATCTATGATCTGATGATCCGGTATCCCAATTACATTGTAGGGGAGCAGATCCTGAAGATTGAGCATACCCTGATGGCGGTTCCGGGTGCATCGCTTGAAGATATCCGGACAGTTTATTCCCATCCCCAGGGCCTGGCCCAGTGCAGAAACTATTTAGAGCAGCATCCGGGCTGGAAGCAGGAGGAAGTGCTGAATACAGCCATGGCGGCAGAGAAGGTGGCGAAGGAGGGGGACAGGACCCAAGCTGCCATCGCCAGCAGGTATGCGGCAGAGCATTTTGGACTGAATATTCTGGCGGAAGGCTGCTTGTCGGGGGAATCAAATTCCACCCGCTTCATCATCATATCCAATCAGAAATGCTTTGACAGAAACGCCGGGAAGATCAGTATCTGCATTGAACTGCCTCATGAAAGCGGTTCTCTGTATAATATTCTGGCTCATTTTATTTACAATGACCTGAATATGACTAAAATCGAGTCCAGGCCGATTCCGGAGCAGAACTGGGAATACAGGTTTTTCATTGATTTTGAAGGGAATCTGAGCAGCCCGGCCGTGAAGAATGCGCTGAGAGGGATTGCCTCGGAGGCCAGTTCCCTGCGGCTGCTGGGTAATTATTAG
- a CDS encoding Ppx/GppA phosphatase family protein, which yields MQVATFAAIDIGSYDVTLEIFEISKKTGIHSIDTIRHRLELGKDTYAHGKIGPEMVEELCKILQDFVRIMEGYQVDAHRAIATSALREAENNLFILGKIRQMTGLNVEILSNSEQRFLSYKAIASIESRFNKMIEKGTAIVDVDGGSTQISLFDKDALVTTQNIRMGNLRIREKLQPVISETTHYERLVEELIQNELYSFKKMYLKDRRIENIVLNGDFFTEIVFRNTEDKASRTLSRQEFQQWYQKVVGQSATELAVKLDVPIEYASLLRPSAIIYHRLVEEMDASLIWTPGTHLGRGLAYEYAEGKKLLKVAHNFENDIIMAARNIGKRYAVNRPHIQNMDMTSAEIFDALKKVHGCGPRERLLLRIAVMLHDVGKYISLNYVADSSYNIIMSNEIIGLSHAEREMVALIARYNTTRLPQYDVLVQESSLNERQYLIVAELTAIIRYTNALDRSHLQKIQSVKAVLKDQKLILNLVVNQDYTLEQGLIADKEEFFNEVFSIQPVLKVKRQM from the coding sequence ATGCAGGTTGCCACATTTGCTGCGATTGACATCGGATCGTATGATGTTACGCTGGAAATTTTTGAAATATCAAAAAAAACCGGGATTCACAGTATCGATACAATCCGCCACAGGCTGGAACTAGGTAAAGATACCTATGCCCACGGGAAGATCGGCCCGGAGATGGTAGAGGAGCTGTGCAAAATCCTTCAGGATTTTGTGCGGATTATGGAAGGCTATCAGGTGGACGCCCACCGCGCCATCGCTACCAGCGCTCTGCGGGAAGCAGAAAACAACCTGTTTATCCTTGGAAAGATCCGCCAGATGACGGGCCTGAATGTGGAGATCCTCAGCAATTCTGAGCAGAGGTTTTTAAGCTATAAGGCCATCGCATCCATCGAAAGCCGCTTTAACAAAATGATCGAAAAAGGAACGGCGATTGTGGATGTGGACGGGGGAAGTACACAGATTTCACTGTTCGATAAGGACGCCCTGGTGACGACCCAGAACATACGGATGGGCAATCTGAGAATCCGCGAGAAGCTTCAGCCGGTGATCAGCGAGACCACCCATTATGAGCGTCTGGTTGAGGAGCTGATTCAGAACGAGCTGTACAGTTTTAAGAAGATGTATCTGAAAGACCGCAGAATAGAAAATATCGTGTTGAACGGTGATTTTTTCACTGAAATAGTGTTCAGGAACACAGAGGATAAGGCCAGCCGGACACTGAGCAGGCAGGAGTTCCAGCAGTGGTATCAGAAGGTGGTCGGCCAGTCGGCCACAGAACTGGCGGTTAAGCTGGATGTCCCGATTGAATATGCATCGCTGCTGCGGCCGTCGGCCATCATTTACCACCGTCTGGTGGAGGAGATGGACGCGTCCCTGATCTGGACGCCTGGCACTCACCTGGGACGTGGTCTTGCTTATGAATACGCAGAAGGAAAAAAGCTTCTGAAGGTGGCTCATAATTTTGAAAATGATATCATTATGGCCGCCCGTAATATCGGAAAAAGATATGCGGTAAACCGTCCGCACATCCAGAACATGGATATGACATCAGCGGAGATCTTTGACGCCCTGAAAAAGGTACACGGCTGCGGGCCACGCGAGAGGCTATTACTGCGGATCGCGGTCATGCTTCACGACGTGGGGAAATATATCAGCCTGAATTATGTGGCAGACAGCTCCTATAATATCATCATGAGCAATGAGATCATCGGCCTTTCCCATGCGGAAAGGGAGATGGTGGCCCTGATCGCCCGCTACAATACCACGCGCCTTCCCCAATACGACGTGCTGGTACAGGAGAGCAGCCTCAATGAGCGGCAGTATCTGATTGTAGCCGAGCTGACGGCAATCATCCGCTATACGAATGCCCTGGACAGGAGCCATCTGCAGAAGATACAGTCTGTTAAGGCCGTTCTGAAGGATCAGAAGCTGATTCTGAACCTGGTAGTGAATCAGGACTATACGTTGGAGCAGGGACTGATTGCAGACAAGGAAGAATTTTTCAACGAAGTATTCAGCATCCAGCCCGTCCTTAAAGTAAAAAGACAAATGTAG
- a CDS encoding RNA degradosome polyphosphate kinase: protein MEKDYTPYLKPEYYRNRELSWISFNERVLSEARDKNIPLFERLKFLSITASNLDEFYMIRVASLKDMVHTQYNKPDIAGLTPREQLKEISARTHELIHSQYRTYNRSLIPALQRIQFHIVNSHEDLTKEEAAYVDEYFEENVYPVLTPMAMDSSRPFPLVRNKTLNIGALISKKEKEKKEEEKQEKGGKKEKGELDFATVQVPSVLPRFVQLPMKEDGSHSVILLEEIIERNIGKLFLSYDVICAHPYRIMRNADLTIDEDEAADLLVEIQKQLKKRQWGEVIRLEVEDKIDKRLLKILKSEFDIKEEDLFHIPGPLDLTFLMKLYGLEGYEEYKVPRYTPAAVPALQNEDDIFTNIRRGDILLHHPYMSFDPVVEFVRQASRDPEVLAIKQTLYRVSGNSPIIAALAQAAENGKQVSVLVELKARFDEENNIVWAKMLEKAGCHVIYGLLGLKTHSKITLVVRREESGIRRYVHLGTGNYNDSTAKLYTDCGLLTCDAKIGEDATAVFNMLSGYSEPDSWNKLVIAPIWMRDRFLHMIRMEEEHARKGQKARIIAKMNSLCDREIIASLYSAAAAGVKIDLIIRGICCLKTGIPGISENITVRSIVGNFLEHARIFYFYSNGNEEVYMGSADWMPRNLDKRVEIVFPVEDPRLKQEVMHILDIQLEDNVKAHILRPDGIYEKIDKRGKTLVNAQEYFCEEATERAKIQKDEQDKRVFVPAEPIEG, encoded by the coding sequence ATGGAAAAGGATTATACACCCTATTTAAAACCTGAATATTACAGAAACAGGGAACTTTCCTGGATCAGCTTCAACGAGCGGGTGCTGAGCGAGGCCAGAGATAAGAATATACCGCTGTTTGAACGGTTAAAATTCCTGAGTATAACTGCCTCGAATCTGGATGAGTTCTATATGATCCGTGTGGCTTCTCTGAAAGACATGGTACACACACAGTATAATAAGCCGGATATCGCCGGACTGACGCCCAGGGAGCAGTTGAAGGAGATTTCAGCCCGCACCCATGAGCTGATCCATTCCCAGTACCGGACCTATAACAGATCCCTGATACCGGCCCTGCAGCGCATTCAGTTTCACATCGTCAATTCCCATGAGGATCTGACGAAGGAAGAGGCAGCGTATGTGGACGAATATTTTGAGGAAAATGTCTATCCGGTTCTGACGCCCATGGCGATGGATTCTTCGCGCCCATTTCCGCTGGTCAGGAATAAGACTCTGAATATCGGGGCGCTGATCTCCAAGAAGGAAAAGGAGAAAAAAGAGGAAGAAAAGCAGGAAAAGGGCGGGAAAAAAGAGAAGGGAGAGCTGGATTTTGCCACGGTGCAGGTACCTTCTGTGCTGCCGCGTTTTGTGCAGCTTCCGATGAAGGAGGATGGGAGCCATTCTGTCATATTGCTGGAGGAAATCATAGAGAGGAACATCGGAAAGCTGTTTCTGAGCTACGATGTGATCTGCGCCCATCCTTACCGGATCATGAGAAACGCAGACCTCACGATTGATGAAGATGAAGCGGCAGATTTGCTGGTAGAGATCCAGAAGCAGCTGAAGAAGCGCCAGTGGGGAGAGGTCATCCGGCTGGAAGTGGAGGATAAAATAGATAAACGACTGCTGAAGATTTTGAAGAGCGAATTCGACATCAAAGAGGAAGATCTGTTCCATATACCGGGGCCGCTGGATCTGACATTTCTGATGAAGCTGTACGGGCTGGAGGGCTATGAGGAATACAAGGTTCCCCGTTATACCCCTGCAGCTGTGCCCGCGTTGCAGAATGAAGATGATATCTTCACTAATATACGCAGAGGAGATATCCTGCTGCATCATCCCTATATGAGCTTCGATCCGGTCGTAGAATTTGTCCGCCAGGCGTCGAGGGATCCGGAGGTGCTGGCGATCAAGCAGACGTTATACCGGGTCAGCGGCAATTCGCCGATCATCGCCGCCCTGGCTCAGGCAGCCGAGAATGGAAAACAGGTATCTGTGCTGGTAGAGCTGAAAGCGCGTTTTGACGAAGAGAACAATATCGTCTGGGCGAAGATGCTGGAGAAAGCAGGCTGCCATGTAATATACGGATTGTTGGGCCTGAAAACCCATAGTAAAATCACCCTGGTAGTGCGCCGGGAGGAGTCCGGAATCCGCCGGTACGTCCATCTGGGAACCGGAAACTATAATGATTCCACCGCAAAGCTGTACACAGACTGCGGCCTTCTCACCTGTGATGCCAAAATCGGGGAAGACGCCACCGCCGTCTTTAACATGCTGTCCGGTTATTCTGAGCCAGATTCCTGGAATAAACTGGTGATCGCGCCTATCTGGATGCGTGACCGTTTCCTTCACATGATCCGAATGGAGGAGGAGCATGCGCGGAAGGGCCAGAAAGCCCGCATCATAGCGAAGATGAACTCCCTCTGTGACCGGGAAATCATAGCGTCCCTGTACAGCGCCGCCGCCGCCGGGGTAAAAATAGACCTGATCATCCGCGGGATCTGCTGTCTGAAGACAGGAATTCCGGGAATCAGCGAAAATATCACCGTCCGTTCCATCGTCGGTAACTTCCTGGAGCACGCAAGGATCTTCTACTTCTACAGCAACGGGAATGAAGAAGTCTATATGGGAAGTGCGGACTGGATGCCGAGAAATCTGGATAAACGGGTAGAAATTGTATTCCCCGTGGAAGATCCCCGGCTGAAGCAGGAGGTCATGCACATATTGGACATTCAACTGGAAGACAATGTGAAAGCGCATATCCTCCGGCCCGACGGCATTTATGAGAAGATAGACAAACGTGGAAAAACGCTGGTAAACGCGCAGGAATATTTCTGCGAAGAAGCCACTGAACGGGCCAAAATTCAGAAAGATGAACAGGATAAAAGAGTGTTCGTACCGGCGGAGCCAATAGAAGGTTAA
- a CDS encoding PHP domain-containing protein, with protein sequence MQGYIDLHVHSNCSDGTFAPEELVAHALKKQLRAFALTDHDSIEGISRAEAAAEGTSLTVIPGIELSTEYQGKDIHILGLGIDPENKAFLDYLRRFQEARDLRNEKMIRRLQEYGVDITPEKMLEQFPDCIWTRSHFALYLQTHGYVKEMWDAFPKYIGNNAPCYVPREGITPRQAVQLVLEGKGHPVLAHPILYRLNPSRLEALVADLTSAGLQGIEAIYSQNRYTDESAMKQLAKRHGLAVTGGSDFHGANKKDIDLGSGKGNLKIPYELWENLASR encoded by the coding sequence ATGCAAGGATATATTGACCTGCACGTGCATTCCAACTGTTCTGACGGGACCTTCGCCCCTGAAGAACTGGTGGCCCACGCGCTGAAAAAGCAGCTGCGGGCGTTCGCCCTGACTGACCACGATTCGATCGAGGGCATCAGCCGTGCGGAGGCCGCGGCCGAAGGGACTTCACTCACTGTTATCCCAGGCATTGAACTATCCACGGAATACCAAGGCAAGGACATTCACATCCTCGGTCTGGGGATCGACCCGGAAAATAAGGCGTTTCTGGACTATCTCCGCCGTTTCCAGGAAGCCCGGGACCTCCGCAATGAGAAGATGATCCGCCGTCTGCAGGAATACGGCGTGGATATCACCCCCGAAAAAATGCTGGAACAATTCCCCGACTGCATCTGGACACGCTCCCATTTCGCCCTCTATCTCCAGACCCACGGCTATGTCAAAGAAATGTGGGACGCCTTCCCTAAATACATCGGCAATAACGCTCCCTGCTACGTCCCCAGAGAGGGGATCACCCCCCGGCAGGCAGTGCAGCTCGTGCTGGAGGGCAAAGGGCACCCCGTCCTGGCCCACCCGATCCTCTACCGCCTGAATCCCTCCCGTCTGGAAGCGCTGGTCGCTGACCTCACCTCTGCCGGACTCCAGGGAATTGAAGCCATCTATTCCCAGAACCGCTACACCGATGAATCTGCCATGAAACAATTAGCCAAACGCCACGGCCTGGCTGTCACGGGAGGGTCAGATTTCCACGGAGCCAATAAAAAAGACATCGATTTGGGCAGCGGCAAAGGAAACCTGAAAATTCCATATGAACTGTGGGAGAATTTGGCAAGCAGATAA
- a CDS encoding DUF4314 domain-containing protein — MNEWERLRRQAKQYKEMYPPGTRGTVKYVDAIGQIGISWDNGQSLSLVPGEDSFCRLTEEELVVQAIQNFMKRGEEIAE, encoded by the coding sequence ATGAATGAATGGGAACGCCTGCGCCGGCAGGCAAAACAGTATAAGGAAATGTATCCGCCCGGCACAAGAGGTACGGTGAAATATGTGGACGCTATCGGGCAGATCGGGATTTCTTGGGATAACGGCCAATCACTCTCCCTTGTCCCCGGCGAGGACTCCTTCTGCCGTCTGACAGAGGAAGAACTTGTGGTACAAGCAATTCAAAATTTTATGAAACGAGGTGAGGAAATTGCCGAATGA
- a CDS encoding DUF3846 domain-containing protein, which translates to MEIPNTLEGQQRAVDGLIQYIRNEDDTVIVINEESKINGIEDNRRIDGDVLVGPVFIAGDTGESICSLTDEQIQKYVEKFAEPEEIPPDLGMKVSVDFYCDSFFFFIRQFPHLVS; encoded by the coding sequence TTGGAAATCCCCAATACGCTGGAAGGCCAACAGCGTGCAGTTGACGGCTTAATTCAGTATATCAGGAATGAGGACGATACGGTTATTGTCATCAATGAGGAATCCAAAATCAATGGCATAGAGGACAACCGACGGATTGACGGTGATGTCCTTGTCGGCCCCGTCTTTATTGCCGGGGATACCGGAGAAAGCATCTGTTCTCTTACCGATGAGCAGATACAGAAATATGTTGAGAAGTTTGCAGAACCCGAAGAAATACCGCCTGACCTCGGCATGAAGGTCAGCGTTGATTTTTACTGTGATTCCTTTTTTTTCTTCATTCGGCAATTTCCTCACCTCGTTTCATAA
- a CDS encoding conjugal transfer protein TrbL family protein, translating into MCLTAFMQTALLFLGLLTFPGNMLLGLGIMLAANEVPRIAQQFGLDSSVRVNMMSVVHATITAANLTRSVARAAK; encoded by the coding sequence ATATGCTTAACCGCTTTCATGCAGACAGCCCTGTTGTTCCTCGGACTCTTAACCTTCCCCGGCAATATGCTCTTGGGGCTTGGCATCATGCTTGCCGCGAACGAAGTGCCGAGGATTGCCCAGCAGTTCGGGCTTGATTCGAGTGTACGAGTCAATATGATGAGCGTGGTACACGCTACCATAACGGCGGCCAATCTGACGCGCTCCGTGGCAAGGGCGGCGAAGTAA
- a CDS encoding helix-turn-helix transcriptional regulator has product MMIESLMKKRNMTKYRLAVDAGIPHATLNDICSGKTKLEKCSAETVYKLAKALGVSMELLTAEGIRQAQKERSYEYGLPAYLQHDLDAYKEGLQNKSPLLDCLWGELYGSINIAEINDGAITKEHADYLRAKYL; this is encoded by the coding sequence ATGATGATTGAGAGCCTGATGAAAAAGCGAAATATGACCAAATACAGATTAGCCGTAGACGCGGGAATCCCTCATGCTACGCTCAACGATATATGCAGCGGAAAAACAAAGCTGGAAAAATGCTCCGCTGAAACGGTGTATAAGCTGGCAAAGGCGCTCGGGGTGTCAATGGAACTGTTGACTGCCGAAGGAATCCGGCAGGCGCAGAAGGAACGATCCTATGAATACGGTCTGCCCGCTTATTTGCAGCACGATCTGGACGCTTATAAGGAAGGGCTTCAAAACAAATCGCCGCTGCTCGACTGCCTGTGGGGAGAACTGTACGGCAGCATCAACATTGCAGAAATCAATGACGGCGCAATCACAAAGGAACATGCCGACTATCTGAGAGCAAAATATCTTTAA
- a CDS encoding HipA domain-containing protein, translating into MAGAIDFTECRVVLGKAYNGANGKKIAVEYDGTLYMLKFPPSGKNKPTELSYTNSCFSEHIASSIFNLIGVKAHETLLGTFKVGGKEKIVCACKDFTADGKRFFDFCSIKNTILESDSNGTGTELEDILDTIEKQQYVSPEALEKHFWDVFTADALLGNFDRHNGNWGFLFDEGTGETSLAPIYDCGSCLLPQADERIMNEVLINVDALHSRIYQYPTSAIKQNDRKINYRDFLMSAEYEGCIEAVKRIVPRIDMDKIGAFIDEAPYLSELQRKFYKYYIRARYDLILAPALDLAVSLE; encoded by the coding sequence ATGGCTGGCGCAATCGATTTTACAGAGTGCCGGGTGGTACTCGGCAAAGCATACAATGGGGCGAACGGAAAGAAGATCGCCGTGGAGTATGACGGGACGCTGTATATGCTGAAGTTCCCGCCCTCCGGCAAAAATAAGCCCACGGAGCTTTCCTATACGAATAGCTGTTTCAGCGAGCATATCGCCAGCAGCATTTTCAATCTGATCGGCGTAAAGGCGCATGAAACCCTGCTTGGAACTTTTAAGGTCGGAGGCAAAGAGAAAATCGTCTGTGCCTGTAAGGATTTCACGGCAGACGGAAAGAGATTCTTCGATTTCTGCTCCATCAAAAATACGATTCTGGAATCGGATTCAAACGGTACGGGAACGGAGCTTGAAGATATTCTCGATACCATCGAAAAGCAGCAATATGTATCGCCGGAGGCTCTGGAAAAACACTTTTGGGATGTGTTCACTGCAGACGCGCTGCTTGGCAACTTTGACCGCCACAATGGAAACTGGGGCTTCCTGTTCGATGAAGGTACGGGCGAAACAAGCCTTGCTCCCATCTATGACTGCGGAAGCTGTCTGCTGCCGCAGGCTGACGAAAGGATCATGAACGAGGTGCTGATCAACGTGGACGCGCTGCATTCCAGAATCTATCAGTATCCGACCTCCGCCATTAAGCAGAACGACAGGAAAATCAATTACCGTGATTTCTTAATGAGCGCGGAATACGAGGGCTGCATTGAGGCGGTAAAGCGGATTGTCCCCCGGATTGATATGGATAAAATCGGCGCGTTTATTGATGAAGCGCCGTATCTGTCCGAACTGCAAAGAAAGTTTTACAAGTACTATATCAGGGCGAGGTACGATCTGATTCTTGCGCCGGCACTTGACTTGGCGGTAAGTCTTGAATAG